A region of the Sphingomonas sp. S2-65 genome:
AGCGCGGGCGGATCGCCGTGGGCTGGCTGATCGTCGAGGATCTGGCGATGGTGCTGGCGCTGGTGCTGCTGCCGGTGATCGCCGGCATCACCAGCGGGGCCAACGAAGGCGCCGCCGCCATCCTCCAGCCGCTGTTGTCGACCTTCCTCAAGGTCGCCGGGTTCGCCGCGCTGATGCTGGTGGTCGGCCGGCGCGTGATCCCGTGGACGCTGCAATGGGTGGTGGGCACCGGATCGCAGGAGCTGTTCCGGCTGGCAGTGCTGGCGATCGCACTGGGCGTCGCGTTCGGTGCAGCGGTGGCGTTCGACGTGTCGTTCGCGCTCGGCGCCTTCTTTGCGGGCATGATCCTGGGCGAAACCTCGCTCAGCCGGCGCGCCACCGAAGAGACGTTGCCGCTGCGCGACGCCTTCGCGGTGCTGTTCTTCGTCTCGGTCGGCATGCTGTTCAATCCGTCGGTGATCGTCGACCAGCCTGTGCTGCTGGTCGCGGCGGTGTCGATCATCCTGTTCGGCAAGTCGCTGGCGGCCTATCTGCTGGTCCGCGCGTTCGGCTATAATGGGCAGACCGGCCTCACTGTCGCGGCGAGCCTTGCCCAGATCGGTGAATTCTCCTTCATCCTGGCGAGCCTCGGTTCCGAGCTGGGCATGCTTCCGCCCGCCGCGCGCGACGTGATCCTGGCCGCCGCGATGATCTCGATCTTCGTCAATCCGTTCCTGTTCGCCTGGGTCGCGGGACGTTACGACGAGGACGCGTCGGAAGGCGGAACGATCACGCCGGTGCAGCTCCAGTCGGGACACCTCATCCTGGTGGGCTATGGCCGCGTCGGCAAGATGATCGCCGCCGACTTCCAGACCCGGGGCAAGCCCTTCGTCATCATCGAGGATCAGGGCGACATGGTGAAGGAGGCGCAGGACGCCGGCATGCACGTGATCGAGGGCAATGCGCTCAACGCGCGCACGCTGGTGGCGGCGGGGATCGGATCAGCGGGCAAGCTGCTGATCGCGATTCCCGCCGGGTTCGAGGCCGGGGCGATCCTGCAGCACGCGCGCATCCTCAACCCGCAGGTGCCGGTGATCGCGCGGGCGCATTCGGCCGACGAAGTCGCGCATCTCGAGCGGGTCGGCGTCGACCATGTCGTGATGGGCGAGCGCGAAACCGCCAATCGGATGATGGAATTGTCCGCGGCGATGCCGCCGGCGCAGGCCGCCTGAAGGCGATCAGGGTGTCGTACCCCGATCGCCGCGGACCGGGGGACGGCACTCGCCGCGCAGGAACAGGCGCGCGGCGGCGATGAGCAGCAGCACGAACAACAGGAATGCCACGGACACCGGCACCTCAGGCAGCATGGCGGAAGAGCGCCGCGTGGATATCCGGGCCGGGGGACGCAGGTGGACGTGTCGCGTTAGGGACGAAACGGGGCGCGGGGTTGGTCCGCCAGCGCGGCGAGACCTCTATTTGCGCGAACATGCCCGCGCCGAGCGTGAGCAACGCGCCGCCAAGCGCGAGGCCGAGGAACGCGGCACAGGCGAGCGCGAATTCCAGCACCGATGCCGGGTGATGCGGCGGCTGGTTGGCCAGCCGGCATAGCTCAGCCAACGCCAGACCGCCGGACGCGGCCAGCCCCAGACCGGTGGCGCGGATGGCAAGGTCGGATCTTAGTCTTGGCTGGTCCTGCATGCCGCTCTCCGGGATTGCGGCTGCCCAGATATTGCGTGCGGCATAAGGAAGGGAGCGGCAAGGCGGACGATCCGCATAGTATTCGCGTAAGGTTTGGCGGCAGAACGCGGCGCGCCTCGATCAGGCGAGTCGCACTGCCTCCTGCGCAAGATCGCACACCGTCACGGCGTCCGAACGGTCGCCGAGCCTGACATCGATGAAGAAGCTGTCGGCGCCGCTGGCGGTCCTGCCCGGCCGGCGATGCAGCGCGGAACGCGCGACGGTTTCGAGCTTGTCGACCACCAGCCCGTTGAAGCGCCCGTCGGTCTCGACCACCAGCACCACCGCGTCCGGACACGCGGCGAGCGTCGAATGCGCCCCGCTCAAGTCGAGCAGCGGCAAGGGAGCGCCATTGTAGCTGGCGATGCCCTGAAGCGCCGACCCCGACCGGTTGAGCCCGGTGCGCGCCTGCGGGAACGGGATGATCTGCTTGACCGAGGACAGCGCCGCCGCGCGGCGGCGATCCCCCGCGACGAACACCAGGAACGGCTGGCGTTCCTCGGAGGCAGCCTTGCCGGCAAGCGCGGTTTGCACCGGCGCCGCCTTTTCGCGGCTGAGCGCGCCGATCATCCGCAATTCCTCGCTGCGGACCAGCGCCTCCCCGTCGAGCAGCAGGTTCTGGCGCCCTTCATGATCGACGATGGCGCCACGGAACAGCGTGAGCCGTTCGGCCAATGCCTGGGGAAGCGGCCGCACCAGACGCTCGCTGATCGGCAGGATGCGCTGTACCCGATCGATCTTCACGCCGAGCAACTGCTTGTCGTCGAGGCGCAGGATGATGACCGCGCCCCCGGTCTTTGCCTCGGCGCGGCCCGACAGGCCGAAAAGCGCCAGGTCGTCGACCACCGGCACTTCCTGTCCGAGATAGGGCACCACTCCGACCCACTTGCTGGAAGGCGCGGGACTGGGCCGCAGCAACGCGTTGGGAACGGTCGCCACCACCAGCCGGGCATCGAGCGCAAGGTTGGCGCCGGCGACGGTCACCAGCACCACTGCGCTGCGCCCGCCTGCGGCACCAGCATCGGCGCCAACCCGCGCTTCGCGGGCATGCGGCACCCCAGGCAGCGCAAGCACGGCCACCGGGTCGAGCAGGCCGACCAGGCCGTCGCCGTGCGGGAAGCTGCTGGAGACGATGCGATGATCCTCGTTACCGGAGATCGCGAAAGGCTGGATCATGTCGCGTGCGACGCGGGCAAGGCCAGATACCGAATCGAGGATGATGCCGATCAGAGCGCCGTCATGCCGCAGGATCAGGACCACGCCGCCTTCGTCTTCGCGCGGGCCGAAGCCGAGCCGCTCGGCGATGTCGAGCACCGGGATTACTCGCCCACGGATGACGATCGACCCGGCCGAGGCGCCCGCACCCGAG
Encoded here:
- a CDS encoding chemotaxis protein CheW, producing the protein MNALAALSREDGILAQDAEPSLLDVGLMRLCGRDLAVPAVNVREVVPLPARLQPSFSGAGASAGSIVIRGRVIPVLDIAERLGFGPREDEGGVVLILRHDGALIGIILDSVSGLARVARDMIQPFAISGNEDHRIVSSSFPHGDGLVGLLDPVAVLALPGVPHAREARVGADAGAAGGRSAVVLVTVAGANLALDARLVVATVPNALLRPSPAPSSKWVGVVPYLGQEVPVVDDLALFGLSGRAEAKTGGAVIILRLDDKQLLGVKIDRVQRILPISERLVRPLPQALAERLTLFRGAIVDHEGRQNLLLDGEALVRSEELRMIGALSREKAAPVQTALAGKAASEERQPFLVFVAGDRRRAAALSSVKQIIPFPQARTGLNRSGSALQGIASYNGAPLPLLDLSGAHSTLAACPDAVVLVVETDGRFNGLVVDKLETVARSALHRRPGRTASGADSFFIDVRLGDRSDAVTVCDLAQEAVRLA
- the ybaL gene encoding YbaL family putative K(+) efflux transporter, translating into MPHHTPLIATIVAGLFVAFVFGAIAHRFKVSPIAGYLLAGVAVGPFTPGFVANSGLANELAEIGVILLMFGVGLHFSLKDLMSVRRIAVPGAIGQIAAATGMGMALAWMAGWGMQAGLVFGLALSVASTVVLLRALQGHDIVQTERGRIAVGWLIVEDLAMVLALVLLPVIAGITSGANEGAAAILQPLLSTFLKVAGFAALMLVVGRRVIPWTLQWVVGTGSQELFRLAVLAIALGVAFGAAVAFDVSFALGAFFAGMILGETSLSRRATEETLPLRDAFAVLFFVSVGMLFNPSVIVDQPVLLVAAVSIILFGKSLAAYLLVRAFGYNGQTGLTVAASLAQIGEFSFILASLGSELGMLPPAARDVILAAAMISIFVNPFLFAWVAGRYDEDASEGGTITPVQLQSGHLILVGYGRVGKMIAADFQTRGKPFVIIEDQGDMVKEAQDAGMHVIEGNALNARTLVAAGIGSAGKLLIAIPAGFEAGAILQHARILNPQVPVIARAHSADEVAHLERVGVDHVVMGERETANRMMELSAAMPPAQAA